The Streptomyces tubercidicus DNA segment CAGCAGCCGCAGCGTCTCACCGGTCAGCAGCGGAGTGTCACCACAGACCACGATCACCGTGCCGTCCGGGGCCACACCGCTCTGGCTCAGCTCCTCCAGAGCCGTACGCACCGCATGACCGGTGCCGTTCTGCTCGTGCTGCACCGCCGTGCGCACGTCGGGGTCGATCTCGGAGAGGTGCGCCCGCACCTGCTCGCGGGCGTGGCCGACGACCACGACGAGATGCTCGGGGTCCAGCTCACGGGAGGCGGCGACGACATGGCCGACGAGGGAGCGGCCACAGACGGTGTGCAGGACCTTTGGCGTGGCCGACTTCATGCGGGTGCCCTCACCCGCTGCGAGAACGACGACGGCTGCCGGGCGGTTGGCGCTCACGGGGATGCCCTTCGGCTTCTTGGCTACTTCGGGTGGTGGTCATCCGAAGGATACCGGTGCGTATTGCAGCCGAAACGCGGGCGGGTCCTGACTTGGTGGTCAGGGCCCGGAAATTCGCCCGTTGTGCATGTGCTCCCCCACGAGGATTCGAACCTCGACCGACGACACCAAAAGACGTTGTGCTGCCCTTACACCATGGGGGAGGGTACTGTCAAGCAATCCGGCTTTTCGTCAGCGCGGCTGCTTGGCACCCAACACTATGCCGTACCACCAGCCTTCGATGCGACGGTATAGCTCTGCACTTTGTAGCACCCGGATCACCAGACAGCCGTGGTAGCCCTCGCCGACGTTCTTGCGGACGGTCTTGGGGTTGTGTTTTTTGATCGTCGTCTTCTGGAGTGCGCCGACCTCGATGCCGACGAGATCGGCCCAGTAGCGCTCGGCGGCCGCCACATCGGCGGTGCCGTGAATCATCACCCGGAAGCCGATGCGATCCGGCTCCACGGCCAGCAGCTTCAGCCAGGCCAGGTAGAGCCGGATCACGCCCGGGTCGCTGTTGACGAAGGTGACGCCCTCCCGTCGGGCGTGCGGCTTGTCCTTGGTGCCTTCCGCCCAGTAGAGGGCGACACCGGCGATGAGCAGATCGCGGTCCGAGAGGCTCCCGAGTCTCCGCGTCGCCTCGTCCTTGGTGCGCCGGCGCTCCTTTTCCCGCCGCTCCAGCGTCGCCTCCCAGCCCCGCCGGGCGATGGCGGAGGCCTCCTCGCGGGTTCGCGGCGGCGGCTTCGGCAGATCTCGTACCCACAGGGAGATCGAGCTCTTGGAGCAGCCCAGTTCGAGCTGGATCCGGTCGTAGGTCAGGCCCTGGCGGCGTAGTTCGCGGGCGCGGGTGCGGAGGTCGTCCTTGGCGTTGGGGCGGCGGGTCCAGTCGGGGGCGGGGATGCCTTCGAGGAGGCGGTTGAGGAGGTCGTTGTTGTGGACGTGGAGGCGGTCGCGGATCTGGCGGCGGCTGAGGCCGGCCCGGCGCAGGGCGATGGCCTGGGGGCGTAAGGATGCGTAGTCGGGGTGTTCCCGGTGGGGGTTCGGCATGGGATCAGGGTGGTGGGTGCGGGTGTGCGGGGGTGTCGAAAGTGTGGGCGATTCACTAGTTCGAGCGGTGACCGGTGGTAAGGGCTGGAAATGGCCCGGGGTGTGGCCAATAACGGGGCGGGGGGAACGGGGGCGGGCGCCCGTAGGCTGGTCGGTATGACCGCAACGGGGGCAAGTGAAGGTGCCGGCGCGCGGGGCGCGCCGGTGAGTGGGCCGTGGTGGTGGGCCCGTCGGCGGAGTGCCGTGCTGGATGTGTTGCTGGCGGTGGCTTCCGCGGCGGAGTGTGCGTTCGAGGGGGCGCGGTTCGCTTCGGAGGCGCAGTTGCCGGAGCCGGCCGGGGTGCTGCTCGGTCTGCTGGCGGGGTCGGTGCTGTTGTTGCGCCGGCGCTGGCCGGTGGCGGTGGTGCTGGTCTCGATAGCGGTGATCCCGGCGGAGATGGGCGGGCTGCTGAGCACGGTGGGGCTGTACACGCTCGCCGCGTCGGATGTGCCGCGCCGGATCACGGGGCTGCTGGCGGGGATGACGGTGACGGGGACGTTGGTGACGACGTTCCTCAGCTTGCGGCAGGAGGCGGCGGCGCAGAACGACTTCCAGCCGCCGTTCTGGCTGATCCCGGTGATGTCGCTGGCGCTGGGGCTGGTGCTGACGGCGCCGCCGGTGTTGTGGGGGCTGTATGTGGGGGCCCGTCGGCGGCTGGTGGAGAGTTTGCGGGAGCGGGCGGACGGTTTGGAGCGTGAGCTGTCGTTGCTGGCGGACCGGGCCGAGGAGCGGGCGGAGTGGGCCCGTAACGAGGAGCGGACGCGGATTGCGCGGGAGATGCACGATGTGGTCGCGCACCGGGTGAGTCTGATGGTGGTGCATGCGGCGGCGTTGCAGGCGGTGGCGCTGAAGGACCCGGAGAAGGCGTCGAAGAACGCGGGGCTGGTCGGCGACATGGGGCGGCAGGCGCTGACGGAGCTGCGGGAGATGCTGGGGGTGTTGCGTACGGCTGACGGGGCGGCGGTGCGGGGTGGCGCGGTGTCGGGTGCGCCGGAGCGGCTGGCGGCGGTGGCTTCCCGGGCGGGGGCGCAGGCGACGGTGCGGGTGTGGCCGTCGGAGCCGTCCGCGGGCGGGGGCGCGGCGGGGGCCGCGGAGGACGGCCGTTCTGGGGGCGGGGTGCGGGTGCCGGGGCCGGCTACGGGGGAGGCGGATGCCGAGGGGCCGTATCTGGCGGAGCTGGGGGATCTGGTGGGGCAGTCCCGGGCGGCGGGGATGGTGGTGGAGCTGACGGTGGACGGGGTGGCCGAGGGGGAGCCGGACGCGGCTGTCGGGCAGCGGTATGCGCCGAGGGTGGAGCGGACCGTCTATCGCGTGGTGCAGGAGGCGCTGACGAATGTGCACAAGCATGCGCCGGGGGCGCGGGCGCGGGTGCGGCTGGCGCACCGGGAGGGTGAGCTGGCGGTGCAGGTGGAGAACGGTCCCTGTGAGGGCGGTGCGGCCGATGCGGGCCTGCCGAGCGGCGGCAATGGCCTGGTGGGGATGCGGGAGCGGGTGACGTCGCTGGGCGGCGTGTTCGTGTCGGGCCCGACGGAGTCCGGGGGCTTCCGGGTGTCGGCGGTGGTGCCGTCCTCGGGGGCGGGCGGCTGAGGGGACGGCGCACGCGGAGGCCCGCCGGCGGCTCAGTCGTCCGTAGGGGGTGTGACGCCCAGGCGCAACGGGCGGGTTCCCTGCACGAGGACGCCCAGTGCGCTGTCGATGTCCGGGCCCAGGTACCAGTCGCCGGTGTGGTCGAGGCTGTAGACGCGGCCTTCGGCGTCGATGGCGAGGGTGGACTGGGTGTAGGTGGCGCCGTCGTGGTCGGTGAGTTCTTCGCGGCCGAGGGGGGCCACGTCGGTGTGCAGGGCGCGGCCGAGGTCGCCGAGGGTGCGGGCGAGGTGGAGGCCGTGCAGGGGGTCGATGGCGAAGGGGGTGGGGGCGATGTGGCGGCCGGGGCCGGGGCCGGTGAGGTGCAGTCCGCCGAATTCGGCCCAGGCTTCGACGGCGGCGGGGAAGACGGTGTGGCGGTGGCCTGCGGGGGAGGTGTGGGCGCGGAGGGTGTCGGCCCAGTGTTCCGCCTGCTGTATGTCCCAGCGGCCGGGTTGCCAGCCGGCTTCCTGGAGGGCGACGTCGACGGCCGGGGGGAAGCGTGTGGAGTCGGTCCGGTCGTGGGCGGGGGTGCGGGGGCCGGGGGTGGTGGGCGGCATGGTGGTGGTCAGCTTCCTGTGGGCGTGATGCCGCTGATGGGCATGACGCCGAAGTGGGCGAGGAGGGCGTCGCAGGAGCGGCAGGGCGGGGCGTAGCTGCCGTGCTGGGGGTCGCCGTCCTCGCGGATGTGGCGGGCGGTGAGTTTGGAGTGTTTGAGGGAGCGGCGGGCTTCGCCGTTGGTGAGGGGTTTGCGGGAGGCGCGTTTGCCGCGGTTGCCTTCGACGGCGGTGAGGTGCCGGGAGAGCAGGACCGCTTCGGGGCAGCGTCCGGTGAAACGTTCGCGCTGTGCGGTGGCGAGGGTGTCCAGGAAGTCCTGGACGAGGGGGTGCAGGGCGGGCGGTTGTTCGGCCTTGCTCGCAGTGCAGGTGAGGGTTTGTCCGCGTACGGACAAGGCGGCGCCGATGGTGGGGAGGATGCCGTCGCGGCGGTGGTGGAGGGCGGGTGCGCGGTGGTCGTCCGCGGTGCCGCTCCAGCCGATGCGGGGGTCGCCGGCGGCTGAGTTGTGGTGGCGTGCAGTGGTGCTCATGGTGGTGCTTTCCCTCCCCGAATCCCCGTGTCGCTGGGGCTCCCCCCGCCGTAGGTGGGGGAGGGTCAGCCTGCCAAATGTGCTGGGTGTTGCGGTAGTCGAGCGGGCTGTCGATGATCTCACGGCGGGCTGACGGGGCGTCGGTCGCGGGGTAACGGGGCTGGTCGGCGGGGTGGTGCGCGGGGGCTCGGGGGTGGTGCGGCGGTGGGTGACGTCGGTGTGTCGCGGGGCTGACGGACGGGGGCGGGCGAGGGGGGAGGGCGTGGCGGTACGGCTTAGGCTGTGCTCCAAAGCCAGCTTCAGCCAGGGGGCAAGCGCGATGACGACAGGGCGGCAAGGGCTGGGGGCACTCCCCGGCCCCTGGGCGGCGGGACACACCGCGCCACCGAATTCGGCCTATGCCGGGCAGGTCGTGCATTTTCCGGATCCGGTCCGTGCCGCACGCTACCCCGCCGGGGTGCGGATGGACGAACGGGGTTTCCCGGAGTTCTCGCCGTATGCCCGCGCGGCCGCGGAGATCGCCGAGCCGCCGGAGGGTTTCGGCGTCGATGAACTGCGCCTGACGGACTATGTGTCGGCGAACGCGGCGCTGCACGCGCAGGGGCACGAGCTGTGGATAGATGTGCCGGCGGTGGCCACGCCGCACGGCTGGACCTGGCATCACGTGGCCGGCACCCGGCGGATGGAGCTGGTTCCGGTCGAGGTGAAGGCGCTGTTGCGGCATCACGGGGGGCTGGCGACGGCTGCGGTGGCGCACGACAGGCGCGGTACCCGGCCGTTGCAGGAGACCCGGCCGGCGCACTTCGGGCTGCCGCACCGTGATCTGTCGGTGAGCGAGGAGCAGTTGGCGCAGGCCGAGGAGGCGCTGGGCTACCGGCTGCCGGGCGCGTACCGGTCGTTCCTGAAGGCGGCGGGCGGGTGTGCGCCGGTGGGGGCGGCGCTGGACGCGGAGTTGGGGCTGCTGGTCGATCAGCCGTTCTTCACGGTGCGCGATGACGCGGCGGTCAACGATCTCCTCTACGTCAACAAGTGTCTGCGGGACCACTTCACCAAGGACTATCTGGGCGTGGCCTTCGTCCAGGGCGGTGTGGTGGCGGTGAAGGTGCGCGGTGAGGCGCTCGGTTCGGTGTGGTTCTGCCCGTACGACGATGCGCGGGACCAGGACGGGTGGACGGTGCAGGAGCGGGTGGAACGGCTGCTGTTGCCGTGCGGGGCGGATTTCGATGACTTTCTGCAGCGGCTGGCGGGCAATCCGCCGGAGCTGTCGACGGTGGCGGATCTGATGGTCGACGGTGGTTTCGCGTACGCGGTCGCGGTGGGGGGTTGAGTGCGGTGGTGACGTTCGCGCAGGCGCAGGAGCGCGCGGAGCGGTGGGTGAACGGCGAGGTGCCGGCGGTGTTCCATCGTGAGGTGCGGGTGCGGGAGTTCGACCTGGGCTTTGTGGCCTGGGCAGAGGACCGGGAGGGCGGCCCGTCGACGGATGGCGGCCGGGCCCGGCTGGTGATCGCACGGGACAGCGGGGAGACCACGCTGTGGCCGGGGCTGCCGGTGGGTGAGGTGATCCGGCGCTACGAGGAGGAGTACGGCGCTGCCGCGGACGGCGGGTTCGGCGCGGCCGAGGCGCCGCCGCAGCGGATCGACCTGGAGGCCACGTCGTTTCTGCTGACGCCGCCGGAGTGGCTGCAGGAGGCGGCGGACGCGCGGAGCGCCGCGGAGCAGCGGGGCGCGGGGAGCGCGCAGGCCCCGGCGGCCGCGCCCGCGCCCGCCCCTGGACCCGCGTCCCCGGTGTCGGATGCCTGGGCCGAGGTGAGCGTCAACGGTACGGACGGCGCGGCCGCGCAGAGCGGTGCGGGGGCGGCGGAGACCGGCCCGGGGGCGGGTGCCGGTCCCTCCGGTGTGCCGACGCCGTGGGCCGAGGCGGACACCACCGACGGCGCGGGGGGCGAGGACCGTTCGGTGGAGCTGCCCGCGACGGTGTTCGCACCGCCGCTGGCCGGTTTCGACGAGGAGGATGACGCGTCGTCACCGCCGCGGGCCCGGCC contains these protein-coding regions:
- a CDS encoding histidine kinase, with protein sequence MTATGASEGAGARGAPVSGPWWWARRRSAVLDVLLAVASAAECAFEGARFASEAQLPEPAGVLLGLLAGSVLLLRRRWPVAVVLVSIAVIPAEMGGLLSTVGLYTLAASDVPRRITGLLAGMTVTGTLVTTFLSLRQEAAAQNDFQPPFWLIPVMSLALGLVLTAPPVLWGLYVGARRRLVESLRERADGLERELSLLADRAEERAEWARNEERTRIAREMHDVVAHRVSLMVVHAAALQAVALKDPEKASKNAGLVGDMGRQALTELREMLGVLRTADGAAVRGGAVSGAPERLAAVASRAGAQATVRVWPSEPSAGGGAAGAAEDGRSGGGVRVPGPATGEADAEGPYLAELGDLVGQSRAAGMVVELTVDGVAEGEPDAAVGQRYAPRVERTVYRVVQEALTNVHKHAPGARARVRLAHREGELAVQVENGPCEGGAADAGLPSGGNGLVGMRERVTSLGGVFVSGPTESGGFRVSAVVPSSGAGG
- a CDS encoding SUKH-3 domain-containing protein, whose product is MPPTTPGPRTPAHDRTDSTRFPPAVDVALQEAGWQPGRWDIQQAEHWADTLRAHTSPAGHRHTVFPAAVEAWAEFGGLHLTGPGPGRHIAPTPFAIDPLHGLHLARTLGDLGRALHTDVAPLGREELTDHDGATYTQSTLAIDAEGRVYSLDHTGDWYLGPDIDSALGVLVQGTRPLRLGVTPPTDD
- a CDS encoding SMI1/KNR4 family protein, encoding MTTGRQGLGALPGPWAAGHTAPPNSAYAGQVVHFPDPVRAARYPAGVRMDERGFPEFSPYARAAAEIAEPPEGFGVDELRLTDYVSANAALHAQGHELWIDVPAVATPHGWTWHHVAGTRRMELVPVEVKALLRHHGGLATAAVAHDRRGTRPLQETRPAHFGLPHRDLSVSEEQLAQAEEALGYRLPGAYRSFLKAAGGCAPVGAALDAELGLLVDQPFFTVRDDAAVNDLLYVNKCLRDHFTKDYLGVAFVQGGVVAVKVRGEALGSVWFCPYDDARDQDGWTVQERVERLLLPCGADFDDFLQRLAGNPPELSTVADLMVDGGFAYAVAVGG
- a CDS encoding YwqJ-related putative deaminase, which translates into the protein MSTTARHHNSAAGDPRIGWSGTADDHRAPALHHRRDGILPTIGAALSVRGQTLTCTASKAEQPPALHPLVQDFLDTLATAQRERFTGRCPEAVLLSRHLTAVEGNRGKRASRKPLTNGEARRSLKHSKLTARHIREDGDPQHGSYAPPCRSCDALLAHFGVMPISGITPTGS